One window of Thermocoleostomius sinensis A174 genomic DNA carries:
- a CDS encoding protein kinase domain-containing protein, with product MDFLRLFRSTEPTALLGGRYKVINQLGAGGFGQTFLAEDLHLPGHPRCVIKQLKPQFSSAQGLETAKRLFDTEAKVLYQLGDHDQIPRLLAHFEHNQEFYLAQELIVGAPLSEELINGQPWTEEQVVALAKDMLTVLSFVHQQGVIHRDIKPQNLIRRSRDGRVVLIDFGAVKQASIQLADADAGPTKTISIGTQGYMPSEQIAGSPRFSSDIYAVGKICIQALIGVAPRHLQDDPHTGEVRWRYLAPHVSCEFAEFLEQMVRYDFRARFSTAIDALSALEQLPIYAKATPLAPPPTPAALLDPLLQPTVAWSEPSTAVASDVVASEVVKATTLLTETSPPQELIGSPLINLPVTEPQVGSRSPTDVVAGVSPPVPIAPISDHLPEHHARSRLQGLDRIRTQRLLLPLMGIVAIGLLFGVVKLSAPNASSADPTSAPVTAPTDVSSDNPGDSTTPPNSQIQVAALQTQADQLRQKEQFQQAIVLYDQVISLNAKSAEAQWGRCYSLNRLLKPTEALAACNAALAVNPDYPEALWSKGYALDLQQKPQEALPLYERAIALKPDFAEAWSNKGTALFQLGRFEEALTSLNKAIELNPNLAEAWNNRGAVLWSLRRFDEAVASIDRAIQIKPDYQDALSLREQVRQRLGR from the coding sequence GTGGATTTTCTGCGCTTGTTTCGATCGACTGAACCCACTGCTCTGTTAGGTGGGCGTTATAAAGTAATTAATCAGCTAGGGGCTGGCGGGTTTGGTCAAACCTTCCTAGCAGAGGATTTGCACTTACCAGGACATCCTCGCTGTGTGATCAAGCAGCTTAAGCCGCAGTTTAGCAGTGCTCAAGGCTTAGAGACTGCCAAGCGCTTGTTTGATACCGAGGCGAAAGTACTGTATCAACTGGGTGATCATGATCAAATTCCTCGACTGCTGGCCCACTTTGAGCACAATCAAGAATTTTACCTAGCTCAAGAACTGATTGTTGGTGCTCCGTTGTCGGAGGAGTTAATCAATGGCCAACCTTGGACAGAAGAACAGGTGGTCGCGTTGGCGAAAGACATGCTGACGGTGCTATCGTTTGTGCATCAGCAGGGGGTCATTCACCGGGACATTAAACCCCAAAACCTGATTCGTCGCAGCCGCGATGGTCGGGTGGTGCTAATCGATTTTGGAGCCGTAAAGCAAGCCAGCATTCAACTGGCTGATGCTGATGCTGGCCCCACTAAAACCATCTCGATCGGGACGCAGGGATACATGCCCAGCGAGCAGATAGCGGGTAGTCCGCGCTTTAGCAGCGATATCTACGCCGTCGGCAAAATTTGCATTCAAGCCTTAATTGGCGTTGCTCCTAGACATCTCCAGGATGATCCGCATACCGGCGAAGTCAGATGGCGTTATCTAGCTCCCCACGTCAGTTGTGAATTTGCCGAGTTTTTAGAGCAAATGGTGCGGTATGATTTCCGTGCCCGATTCTCCACGGCGATCGACGCACTGTCAGCCCTCGAACAGCTTCCGATCTATGCCAAGGCGACTCCGCTTGCACCACCTCCCACGCCAGCAGCCCTCCTCGATCCGCTACTTCAACCAACGGTGGCTTGGTCAGAGCCATCGACAGCGGTGGCTTCGGATGTAGTTGCCAGTGAAGTTGTCAAGGCCACAACGCTTTTAACCGAAACCTCTCCGCCGCAAGAGTTAATTGGTTCCCCGCTGATTAATCTCCCTGTAACAGAGCCACAGGTTGGCAGTCGATCGCCGACGGATGTGGTAGCTGGAGTGTCACCTCCTGTTCCGATCGCTCCGATTTCAGACCATCTTCCAGAACATCATGCTCGCTCTAGGTTGCAGGGGTTGGATCGAATTCGCACTCAACGCCTTCTGTTGCCACTGATGGGTATAGTGGCGATCGGGTTGCTGTTTGGCGTAGTTAAACTTTCTGCTCCTAATGCTTCATCGGCTGATCCAACGTCTGCTCCTGTAACAGCCCCAACAGATGTCTCTTCTGACAATCCAGGCGATTCAACAACTCCTCCTAATAGCCAGATTCAAGTAGCGGCCCTGCAAACCCAGGCCGATCAACTGCGCCAGAAAGAACAATTTCAGCAGGCGATCGTCCTGTACGATCAGGTCATTTCTCTCAACGCTAAGTCAGCCGAAGCCCAATGGGGACGCTGCTATAGCCTGAATCGATTGCTGAAACCTACTGAAGCATTAGCGGCTTGCAACGCGGCGTTAGCCGTTAATCCAGATTATCCGGAAGCCCTCTGGAGTAAAGGATACGCCCTTGACTTGCAGCAGAAACCTCAGGAAGCACTGCCGTTATATGAACGCGCGATCGCCCTCAAGCCCGATTTTGCCGAAGCATGGAGCAATAAAGGCACAGCGCTATTTCAATTAGGGCGATTTGAAGAAGCGCTTACGTCGTTAAACAAGGCGATCGAGCTAAATCCTAACCTAGCAGAGGCCTGGAACAACCGAGGGGCAGTATTGTGGAGCTTGCGTCGCTTTGATGAAGCCGTTGCTTCGATTGATCGCGCCATCCAAATCAA